The sequence below is a genomic window from Venturia canescens isolate UGA chromosome 9, ASM1945775v1, whole genome shotgun sequence.
ACTCGAAGACGAAAACGGCCGGCGACGACAACGGCAACCCCGAAGACAACAACGATCGCGAAACGACAACGGacggcgacgacgacaacgacaacAATGACCGTGAAACGACAACGGACTCGAAGACGAAAACGGCcgtgacgacgacgacggacACGGAGACGAAAACGGCCCGCGACGACAACGGCAACCCCGAAGACAACAACGACCGCGAAACGACAACGGACTCGAAGACGAAAACGGCcgtgacgacgacgacggacACGGAGACGAAAACGGCCCGCGACGACGACAACGGCAACAATGACCGTGAAACGACAACGGACTCGAAGACGAAAACGGCCGGCGACGACAACGGCAACCCCGAAGACAACAACGATCGCGAAACGACAACGGacggcgacgacgacaacgacaacAATGACCGTGAAACGACAACGGACTCGAAGACGAAAACGGCcgtgacgacgacgacggacACGGAGACGAAAACGGCCCGCGACGACAACGGCAACCCCGAAGACAACAACGACCGCGAAACGACAACGGACTCGAAGACGACAACGGCCCGCGACGACGACAACGGCAACAATGACCGTGAAACGACAACGGACTCGAAGACGAAAACGGCCGTGACAACGACGACGGACACGGAGACGAAAACGGCCGGCGACGACAACGGCAACCCCGAAGACAACAACGATCGCGAAACGACAACGGACTCGAAGACGACAACGGCCCGCGACGACGACAACGGCAACAATGACCGTGAAACCACAACGGACTCGAAGACGAAAACGGCCCGCGACGACAACGGCAACCCCGAAGACAACAACGACCGCAAAACGACAACGGACTCGAAGACGACAACGGCCCGCGACGACGACAACGGCAACAATGACCGTGAAACGACAACGGACTCGAAGACGAAAACGGCCGCGACGACAACGGCGGACACGAAGACGACAACGGCCCCCTACTACGACTACGGTGGCAACTCCGAAGACGACTACGGCGGCGATGACATCAGCGACGAGGTCTACGGCGACGATGGTAACGGCTTTAATGACTACAGCAGCGATGAAAACGGCCTCGAAAACGATGCCAGCCTGCTACGACGAATATGGCAGCCATGACAAacggcgacgacgacaacAACGACCTCGACGACAACAATGACCCCAAAAACGACAACGGCCCCGAACACGACAACGGCCGCCGCGCACACGAATAACAAGTTCGAAAGCCGTCTTGATATTACCGAATAATGTGCAATGAATTGTCCATAATATCCTGCTAGTGCTAAAAGCTTTGTACCCCTTTGACATTTGATGGTTTAGGAAATTTCATCACTGCTGCCGTTTTGCGTATCCCTGTGTTCGATTTCTGTTGCGAGAAAATTGCATTcgctcaattattttcagttcaatcattcatttattcatttattttttattaattcaacATTGAGTGAGCCAACTACTTGTAGGCACTTTAATCTAGCCAATGAGATTCCTTCGTGTTCAGTGCCTTGCTTTATATCCTCTAATTAGATTTAAAGGCAAAACCTCAAAAAGTCATCAAGCTTATTTGATCTACGTGCTCCATATGTTATATTCAGACATTCTCGAAATTATtcgagaaaataaagataaaaagtactattaggaaaaaaaacaaattaaacgatgaaaaggaatgcagcaaaaaagtatttaaaaagacaAGAAACCTTTTTTCTTAtaatatcagaaaatttcagaacttgaattcaaaaatataatgaaaaaaacaaaaaagattcaattaaaccatgttttcgaaaaacattaattaaaaaaactccTAACTGTGACATGTTGAAAAAGCATattaaaaagagagaaaattcaattaataCGAGCAACtccttcaaaaaaaaagatctagaaaatcatttcacttgagaaaataatttcgtttattcctttcatatttttcatttgtatcaCGAAACTTCACGGTTTCAATAGGAAAATGCACCGTCTACCGTTAAACAGTGATCAAACCACGTGTAATGTGAAGCAACCTGAGAACTTTTAATATGTCCTGTTGGTATTTTCTCATTAGCCGGTGTGTAATTTCGCACCATTCACTACTTATACATTAACATTAAAGGTTTTCAGTCGTTTTACTTTTGCTCTTTTAGTATTGCTttgtttcattctttttttcaaaacacttatatcgatttttattacacTTTCCATATAACATTTCgtacaattgttttttatagTAAGATATATGTTTCTTTATCGCAATAGTTACGTGTGTGTGTAGTTTTTCTGTGTCATGAACAACGTACAATGTGAGGGAAGTGGACAGTGTATTTATAGTATGTGTATACATAATATATTGTATACATTAtatattgaatatgccatcCATTTGTTTATCATCAGAATAGTTCTCGTTCCATTTGTTCCTTtatcttcaaatattttctttcattttccctTTTTGTGTTTACGTAGGTCCATTCGTGTTAAGTTATACATTCCGAATATACCAAACTGTGTTCGGTGAACAGAAGTATAACTTTTGCATACGTgaatttatgtatatataaatatatgtgtgtaGACAGAGGAGTTGacaatttttcgtcttttttttttaatatcctgCCAATTCCGCGAAGGTCGAGTCCATTTCGTCCGCCAAGGACTTATATCTGTCCTTGTTGATTCCAAGCTCGTCtgcaattcaaataaatatttatttacaccATTGGATCTCGATGAACTTCTGAAATATCACTTATAGGAAATCCCCAGGGGGAATTCTTTTACTGGAATTGTTGTAATGAATTTGGAGTTAGACTCAATtcagaacattttttccatgatcgtaaaattcttatgaataatgaatttatgaataataattatcaGTTGAAAATTGACCAATCGATCTTCGATAGTCAATTttgtaattgtttttcatataTGTGAAATACATTCAAAAATTGAGGAGAACGAGGGTGGCTTGTGTCAGGCAGCCCACTCTTTTTTCGGTATAAATGGCATTGATCAGAAGTATAGCGATATTGAAGTGGTCAACATTCGACATTGCTTAGGATTGGTAGCTTTTGGTATTACAGCTCAAACACGATTTCGATTAGTGCTACGTTTAAGAATTTGATTAGGCAACTGTCGGTCattagagtgaaaaaaaagttatttttacaGATTTCCTGATTAGCATTACAACACGCGTACAAGCTGTTTTCAAATGCAACACTCAATTGATGTTTCCATAAcagaaaaattattcgtaCACTTTCAGGCTCTTGTActgctcgatttttttttaccaaatttcAACGGTTTCAGTAACATCTATTCGATTCTACGAAATTTTATGTGCTGAAGCAttggtaaataaaaatatttaaaaagtacGATTATTTGAAACGTTTTATTCTATTATCTATTTTTCTACCTTGTCGTTCAATCTTACTGGAAAGGAttctaaatgaaaaaaaaaaaaaaaaaaaaaaaaaaaaaatcaaaatctctCTACGACATACGAAATAAATTGATCAGAGCAAAAGTACCTGAAGTACAAGAACGTCGACGTAGCGAAGCTTTAAGCTCTCTCGTGTTAAAGTATTGGTAATAAATGTGCCACAAAAAATCACGAACAAAACAACATTTATGGGGCAGGGTGTACGCATTCGTTTCTTGAgactccatatttttttttctgtcacgagattggaacaaaaattcttattattgTTATATGTTTGTCctagaaattcaattttttatttggattGTTTTTAATAGGCGCTAAGCTCAGCAAATGTCGAATCCAGGTCGTCGCAAATTGCTTTGTGTTTCTCCTTCTGGTTGAACAAGTTGTCTGCAACGATTAATCGGTTTTAAGCACATTAGCAACAATTAATTTCGAATAATCCTTCTGATTTTCACTCCTCCTGTTTGACCATGCATTTACCATTTGTTGCTATCCCCAATACCACAATTTTAATCGTATTTTTATGCAATCAAACGTAAATACATTGCGAGAAAGAATCTCaagtatttatttcatttgtgTTTCGGTTCGTGCAATTTCCATTAATCGTGTTTGCTTTATTGTTATGTTgcgttaaatatatttttatgtaaaaacaACAGTGTGgtacgaagaaataaaattaattaatagAATCGATTCGAGATCTTTGATGTTGGCAACAAAATACTGACCTTCGAGCCTGTCAACCTCCTTCTGCAATTTCTTTACTGTCTTCTCCGCAAATTCGGCACGAGCCTCGGCCTCTTTTAGCTTGACGGTCAGAGTTTTCAACTGCCGTTTGAATTCTTCGACTCTTTGGTTTGCCTGGAACGATGAAAAACGCGGGTTTTTAAACGAGCCATCCAAAAGCCCCATTAAGTggtaatttttcgaaattgtcgCGTTCGTACCTTTTCTTCCGACACTTCCAAGGATTTCAAGCTGTTACCAACGACCTTGAGTTCCTCTTCCAATTCCATGATCTTACTGCAGATTTCGAAAAACAATTGATTCTTACCGTTACGAAAAAATCGTGCTTTGccctttatttttctactgtataattattattatcatccaTTCGAATTAAAACGATAGAAATAAAGtactgaaaaattattgatacttaatttcgtgttatttttaaggAGTGAAGTATAACTTACGCTTCTCCAGACTTAACACGGTCTTCAGCAACCTCGAGTTCGTCCTCAACGAAGGCCAACTTGCGAGAAACTTCGTCGGATTTTCCGTCAGCGTCTTCAGCAAGGAGACGGGCTTCTTTGAGTTGATTCGTCAGCTGATCCATTCGTTCCTCATCTTGCTGAGCACGGTTCTCCAATACTTTGCACATACTGCAATAAACCGGTGTgaagaatttgacatttttgaGCTTCCATTAATTGTCAAGTACTCTTCaaagtttttcgattttttcgatgaattttgacTTGCTTACCGGCTCGACTCATCAGCAGCTTGAGAAGCCTCGGCGAGTTTGGTCGAGGCGGTGTTGGAACGCTCTTCCGAACGCTCAAGATCCTCCTCGATCAGTTGAACTTTTCTGTTCAAAGCAGCGACCTCGGACTCGGCCTAAAAAGTATtgttgagtaaaaaaatcaattcctCCATCGATCtactatttttgaaaaatttcttctgtTGCaactatcattttttatcttaAAATAGTGCAtttgcgataaaaaaaatcatttttcttgtcTGCATCGATTTCTGTTTCTTTGCAAAGCAACGGTATGgtcattttcatgaaattcaaaCAAGTCATATGAAAATCGAGTAAACCTACGTTGGTCAGAGACTTTTCGCGTTCTTCGAGGTCCTTGTTAGCCTGTTCAAGGTTACCCCTGTTGGTGGCAAGATCGGCTTCAACTTGTTGCAACTTTTTGCGCAAATCACCGACTTCCTCCAGAACTTTGTCGGCTCTCATATTCGCCTCTTTCGCCTGACCTTCGCAGGTATCCGCTTTGTCCATCGCATTGTCCTTCTCAAGCTTCATCGCTTGCATCTTCTTCTTGATCGCGTCCATGGTGGcggctttttttttatgacttttctcacgaaactaaCAAGTTTGCTGAaattcgaaacgatttttacTAAACCTCAAGAGTTTTGGGGATCTCGATTGAATCAATCGACGAAAGTATTTATTGgacagtgtttttttttgtctttattaATTACACCAATTGATTGGAAAACCTGTGACAAATTTGAGTCAGTTTTATTGgacagtgtttttttttgtctttattaATTACACCAATTGATTGGAAAACCTGTGACAAATTTGAGTCAGTTTTAATACCTGTTcgttctaaaaaaaatttcaaacaaacgGAGATGTTAAAATTGTGGGAACTTTTGATCAATAGCGAAACAGTGTTTGTTCATTCTACTTTTTCGAGgttcgtcaaacaaaaaaagtttcattcgaGATTAAAATGAAAACACATAAATCGTCAGTTGCACACACTTGTTAACGATCAAAATGGAATCCAGTTACACCGTTTACACACCTcatttggaactttttcattcttcttatcgTGTTATCAACTTTTAACGTTTAATAGAAAACGTTCGTTTCCTCTTTCGAGGTCTTTCGCAAAGTTTTATTTGCAATTCaagcgaagaaaatttcgtgatTCATCGCAGACTTCGTATCCTCTATATCGAATACCTTAATTTTAGAATGAACGAGGAATTCTCGTGAAGTGgcgggggggggaggggggggggggcagcgCATCACAAATCGTATATTTCTGCGTTTATAGCGTCCGCGGTCAAATTTCCATACGCATCGAAGATAAAGGCAGTTGCGTCTCCGTAAACAAAGTAAGTGAAAAATATTAGATTCTCATAATTCCGTCGAAACTCGAAATATTTGGGAGGATTtttcatcacatttttttttactcaaatgaaaaattcgacgaGCTATTTCAACTAGGAATAACtcgatgaaagaatttgaaaaattcgtcactCGGAAACGTTTGAACCAGACATTGATGGAAGTGagcgaaaaatcatttcctcaAAATTGATTATCCGGTTAGCgatgaatcgtttttttcgagacAGAGAAAATAGAGGGAGGGCGGAGGGGGGGAGACGCCACCATAGGAAGCGAGTGTCCACGGAAATAGAATCTACCCAACGTTTTCTATTAATATCGTGTTCCCGAGGTTGGCCAACACCAGAGATTTCTCTGGCTAGGCTGATTTAACTGGAGGAAAGAGCAAGATGGATAGAAACGACGGAGATTTCTTTCTTCGTCTCTCTGCCTTCCCTTCGTAACCCAGAAGTTCGAGCTTTACTTGGCCGCCAACGCCGGCCGACATTCGATCTAAGTGGTCGCTCTCTTTATTTATAGACTTTCCGAAAACTTTGCGAAACAACCCTCGAAAAGCTCGATTCGTTTGAAACGGAATTTCAGACTCCGAGGACTcgactttttttaaaatcgatcgGAGACTTTAACGCCGAGAAAAAGGTTattattcttttcttttttttttcaaatcaactcGTAATTTCAAGATGCCGAATAATCTTCGCTCAAATCGTTGCGCGTAATTTTGGGAACGGTGCCAAATTATCGTAACTTTCCAACATCGAATCCTTTTTCGTTGCTCAAAAAAGAGGAGAACAAGAAATAACTACTTTACTTCGTCACCCGGAGCCTCGAGCACGTTGACATTCTTACGACGACCTGTTGACTCCACAAAGACGAAATGTTAATCGGCAATCAAAGCTTTCCGAATGAAAAGAGTTAAAGAATTGTAATATCTTCGAAGAAACACCTTGAACGAACGATTTTGTACAGAGGTCAGGGTGAGCAGAAGGTCCGCTTGTATTTTCAGTTCAAATAGTAAAACTTTGTAACACAACAAAAGTCAGGCAACAAGAAAAGGTcgtaaaacgtaaaaaaatggttaaaCGTGTTATTTCGTCTACTTACGACATTCTAAAGCATAAAGCGATATAGCCAGACATAATGCACTATTAGTTGCGTATATTTTCACTAAGTTGCTGTTCCAAAGTGAAAACTCGGGTTGTCAAAATCTCCGTTGAACGTTGCAGGGCAGTTGTAAAAAGCTGTAGTCGGCAGCGTTGCAGCAAACAGTTTCCCTCATTGGGAGTCTCGTAGTTTCTTTAAACTCGGGCGAAACACTCGCGTGATATTCGTTTTTCCATATTTGTGTTagataaaataaaagagagaacTTGAACTCTCGTTGATTAGCACCCCTCATCATTGCGGATATCCAAAgtcagcagcagcaacagtagCAGGAAAAGCTCAATGTCAGCTCAAACTGGAGACACACGTCAAaagattttctctctcgttttttttcctattttcttCATCGTCCATTTCTCGGGAATAAATCGGTGAAATATATCGTGATTTAGAACCTCACTACA
It includes:
- the LOC122416570 gene encoding dentin sialophosphoprotein-like; its protein translation is MLLKIVFYALVSCAVVQTSPAIKYRRSTSLEKFKKGSQFDDPEVNLDDFTALYRLKFQEPQGGFDIATGNLGKGSQLRDPKVNLDDFMALYRRKFQVPQGGFDIATGNLGKLNIKFIKGSKPRTIPDGGANNGGDPENKNDRETTTDSKTTTARDDNNGNNDRETTTDSKTKTARDDNGNPEDNNDRETTTDSKTTTARDNDNGNNDRETTTDSKTKTAVTTTTDTETKTARDDDNGNNDRETTTDSKTKTAVTTTTDTETKTARDDDNGNNDRETTTDSKTKTAGDDNGNPEDNNDRETTTDGDDDNDNNDRETTTDSKTKTAVTTTTDTETKTARDDNGNPEDNNDRETTTDSKTKTAVTTTTDTETKTARDDDNGNNDRETTTDSKTKTAGDDNGNPEDNNDRETTTDGDDDNDNNDRETTTDSKTKTAVTTTTDTETKTARDDNGNPEDNNDRETTTDSKTTTARDDDNGNNDRETTTDSKTKTAVTTTTDTETKTAGDDNGNPEDNNDRETTTDSKTTTARDDDNGNNDRETTTDSKTKTARDDNGNPEDNNDRKTTTDSKTTTARDDDNGNNDRETTTDSKTKTAATTTADTKTTTAPYYDYGGNSEDDYGGDDISDEVYGDDGNGFNDYSSDENGLENDASLLRRIWQP
- the Tm2 gene encoding tropomyosin-1, yielding MDAIKKKMQAMKLEKDNAMDKADTCEGQAKEANMRADKVLEEVGDLRKKLQQVEADLATNRGNLEQANKDLEEREKSLTNAESEVAALNRKVQLIEEDLERSEERSNTASTKLAEASQAADESSRMCKVLENRAQQDEERMDQLTNQLKEARLLAEDADGKSDEVSRKLAFVEDELEVAEDRVKSGEAKIMELEEELKVVGNSLKSLEVSEEKANQRVEEFKRQLKTLTVKLKEAEARAEFAEKTVKKLQKEVDRLEDELGINKDRYKSLADEMDSTFAELAGY